The following are from one region of the Acipenser ruthenus chromosome 19, fAciRut3.2 maternal haplotype, whole genome shotgun sequence genome:
- the LOC117424442 gene encoding retinal rod rhodopsin-sensitive cGMP 3',5'-cyclic phosphodiesterase subunit gamma-like, whose amino-acid sequence MNLELPKSDVKSATRVTGGPATPRKGPPKFKQRQTRQFKSKPPKKGIQGFGDDIPGMEGLGTDITVICPWEAFNHLELHELAQYGII is encoded by the exons ATGAACCTGGAGCTCCCCAAATCCGATGTCAAGTCGGCCACAAGAGTGACCGGCGGCCCCGCCACCCCCCGCAAGGGACCCCCCAAATTCAAACAGAGGCAGACCCGCCAGTTCAAAAGCAAGCCACCGAAGAAAGGAATACAGGG gtttgGTGATGACATCCCTGGGATGGAAGGGTTAGGCACAG ACATCACTGTCATCTGCCCCTGGGAGGCCTTCAATCACCTGGAGCTGCACGAACTGGCCCAGTACGGTATCATCTGA